From the genome of Grus americana isolate bGruAme1 chromosome 9, bGruAme1.mat, whole genome shotgun sequence, one region includes:
- the ZBTB38 gene encoding zinc finger and BTB domain-containing protein 38 isoform X1, with protein sequence MLMTVMSHSKDLKDDFHSDTVLSILNEQRIRGILCDVTIIVEDTKFKAHSNVLAASSLYFKNIFWSRTICISGHVLELDDLKAEVFTEILNYIYSSTVVVKRQETVTDLAAAGKKLGISFLEDLTDVNFSSSPCPYAYCINEKGTVKEEKHEKRHEDSAVTNGPRITNAFSIFETENNLFSPLDLRASFKKVSETIQAPNISLDRSDVCKDAEPASTLAEHSYAVSSGGDTFQGTPFLEQNSSPSYKMGEDHYENLQATPLIQPGKQGCSTPKTAFKPQGTGLAIAKVPASTVTTTEAQHEAVTDQTKISFPKPQKKAGDFHLSREEEDSSANVSGSVATVVPPVYNCNCCAKSFNDRALLSTHLQVHSEHQETFICKYCSKQFANLNILESHEQVCMRSNSLSVRNGSEQNFADNYTATDGRNGSSYANAEPLLSENSITDYSNANCTLPETDHLVKVVDGQILYTCIVCKRSYVTLSSLRRHANVHSWRRTYPCHYCNKVFALAEYRTRHEIWHTGERRYQCIFCLETFMTYYILKNHQKSFHAIDHRLSVNKKTANGGLKPSMYPYKLYRLLPMKCRRLPYKSYRNSSYENVQTSSQVNETASTTCFIPSSLSSELPPLNFQSNIIANNRTLALDTSSCNDTASSANAQNSSSWGVGILNSDLQRDFFTAEKRVSAAANDSGSQECDSSVVSLTNVNENSTSVISYSSSAPSVIMHSSRVSSVIMHSKTVASVENSKTESSNNLPSQSASDDCKYGSDNYGKCITKSKTIKEKKKTLLYNRAEATEDMQHIAGSGGSSSKITNTVQESSKTETYIAKPALPGTSTDSNVAPLCQITVKIGNEAIVKRHILGSKLFCKRGRKSKHESKQDNLIEESEVEIKERSPSRLYSSECLELTEMCDDVSDQDSSDKPWRPYYNYKPKKKSKQLRKMKKTKWRKKHGSKNTVIESHNTCSREYALRNAPEEKAITQEENAEMPSLHCELCERDQSSTAEIQEHIHWHGASSKPYMCELCQKQFQSPSTLKMHMRCHTGEKPYTCKTCGKCFSVPGNLQKHERIHLGVKDFVCQYCNKAFTLNETLKIHERIHTGEKRYHCQFCFQSFLYLSTKRNHEQRHIREHNGRGYACFQCPKICKTAAALGMHQKKHLFKSPGPQDRKEQFCNESTKLLENPRFLGSEGSEVKTIQNVTPEVVL encoded by the exons ATGTTG atGACAGTCATGTCCCATTCAAAGGACCTCAAGGACGACTTCCACAGTGACACTgtgctttccattttaaatgaaCAGCGCATTCGGGGTATTTTATGTGATGTCACCATAATTGTGGAAGATACCAAATTTAAAGCCCATAGTAATGTGCTGGCAGCTTCAAGCCTTtacttcaaaaacattttttggaGTCGTACTATCTGTATTTCAGGTCATGTACTGGAGTTAGATGATCTCAAAGCTGAAGTGTttacagaaatactgaattACATCTACAGTTCCACAGTAGTTGTTAAGAGGCAGGAGACTGTAACGGACCttgcagctgcagggaaaaaactGGGAATATCATTTCTAGAAGATCTTACAGATGTTAATTTTTCAAGTTCCCCCTGCCCCTATGCATATTGTATTAATGAAAAAGGGACagtcaaagaagaaaaacacgAAAAGAGACATGAAGACTCTGCTGTGACAAATGGACCACGAATTACAAATGCATTCTCaatttttgaaacagaaaacaatttgttttctcCACTTGATTTGAGGGCAAGCTTTAAAAAGGTGTCTGAGACAATACAAGCTCCCAACATCAGCCTTGACAGAAGCGATGTTTGCAAAGATGCTGAGCCAGCCAGTACACTGGCCGAACACTCCTATGCAGTTTCTTCCGGGGGAGATACTTTTCAAGGAACGCCTTTTCTTGAACAGAACAGCAGCCCTTCATACAAGATGGGTGAAGACCACTACGAAAATCTCCAAGCCACACCACTCATTCAGCCAGGAAAACAAGGATGTAGTACTCCTAAGACAGCCTTTAAGCCCCAGGGTACTGGTTTGGCTATAGCAAAAGTACCGGCCTCTACAGTAACCACTACAGAAGCCCAACATGAAGCAGTTACTGATCAGACAAagatttcctttccaaaacctCAAAAGAAAGCGGGAGATTTCCATTTATccagagaagaggaagacagTTCTGCTAATGTTTCTGGATCTGTGGCAACTGTCGTTCCACCTGTTTACAATTGTAACTGTTGTGCAAAATCGTTCAATGACAGGGCGTTACTCAGTACTCATCTTCAGGTCCATTCAGAGCATCAGGAAACTTTCATATGCAAATACTGCAGCAAACAATTTGCAAATCTAAATATACTGGAAAGTCACGAACAAGTCTGCATGAGATCAAATAGCTTATCGGTTCGCAATGGAAGCGAACAGAATTTTGCAGATAACTATACTGCTACGGACGGAAGGAATGGAAGTTCATATGCAAATGCAGAGCCGCTATTGTCTGAAAACAGCATCACTGATTATTCTAATGCAAACTGCACTTTACCAGAAACAGATCATTTGGTTAAAGTCGTTGATGGGCAGATACTATATACTTGCATTGTTTGCAAGCGTAGTTATGTAACATTGTCTAGCCTTCGAAGACATGCAAACGTGCATTCATGGAGAAGAACGTATCCTTGTCACTACTGCAATAAAGTATTCGCATTAGCGGAGTATCGCACCAGACATGAGATCTGGCACACTGGAGAAAGACGGTATCAGTGCATTTTCTGTCTGGAGACTTTTATGACTTACTATATACTAAAAAATCATCAGAAGTCTTTCCATGCAATTGACCATCGTCTCTCGGTAAATAAAAAGACAGCCAATGGAGGCTTAAAACCAAGTATGTACCCATACAAACTTTACCGACTTTTACCTATGAAATGCAGGAGACTACCTTATAAGTCCTACCGAAATTCTTCATATGAAAATGTTCAAACAAGTAGCCAGGTTAATGAAACTGCTTCTACTACCTGTTTCATTCCGAGTTCTCTTAGCTCTGAGCTACCACCACTGAATTTTCAAAGTAATATAATAGCAAACAACAGAACTCTTGCCTTGGATACATCTTCATGTAATGACACAGCATCTTCCGCGAATGCTCAGAATTCTTCCTCTTGGGGAGTAGGTATCTTAAATTCTGACCTGCAAAGGGActttttcacagctgaaaaaagaGTTTCCGCTGCTGCAAATGACTCTGGTTCGCAGGAGTGTGATTCCTCAGTTGTGTCTCTAACTAATGTGAATGAAAATTCAACCTCTGTCATCAGCTACAGCAGTTCTGCACCCTCTGTTATAATGCACAGTAGCAGAGTTTCATCAGTAATAATGCACAGTAAAACAGTCGCTTCTGTAGAAAACAGTAAGACGGAATCATCAAATAATCTACCCAGTCAGTCTGCAAGTGATGATTGTAAGTATGGGTCAGATAATTATGGGAAGTGCATTACAAAATCAAAAACtattaaggagaaaaagaaaacactgctgtACAACAGAGCAGAAGCAACTGAGGATATGCAGCACATCGCAGGATCTGGAGGTTCATCGAGCAAAATAACAAATACTGTCCAAGAATCAAGTAAAACTGAAACGTACATTGCAAAGCCTGCCTTACCTGGAACATCTACTGACAGCAATGTTGCGCCTCTTTGTCAAATAACAGTAAAAATTGGTAATGAGGCTATTGTAAAAAGACATATATTAGGTTCTAAGCTGTTTTGTAAAAGGGGCCGAAAATCTAAACATGAGTCCAAACAGGACAATCTAATTGAGGAATCAGAAGTGGagataaaagaaagaagccCTTCTAGGCTCTATAGCTCAGAATGCCTGGAGCTGACAGAAATGTGTGATGACGTAAGTGACCAGGACTCCAGTGATAAACCCTGGAGACCCTATTATAAttacaaaccaaaaaagaaatccaaacagctaagaaaaatgaaaaagaccaaatggaggaaaaagcaTGGAAGCAAGAACACTGTTATAGAAAGCCACAACACCTGCAGTCGAGAGTACGCACTCAGGAATGCTCCTGAGGAAAAGGCCATCACTCAAGAAGAGAACGCAGAAATGCCTAGTCTTCATTGTGAGCTCTGTGAAAGAGATCAATCTTCCACTGCAGAAATTCAAGAACACATACACTGGCATGGAGCTTCTTCAAAGCCTTACATGTGTGAATTATGCcaaaaacaatttcaaagtccatccactttaaaaatgcatatgaGGTGTCACACTGGGGAAAAGCCCTACACTTGCAAAACTTGTGGTAAATGTTTCTCAGTTCCTGGAAATCTACAGAAACATGAACGTATTCACCTGGGAGTCAAAGACTTTGTCTGCCAATACTGCAACAAGGCATTCACTTTAAATGAAACACtcaaaatacatgaaagaaTTCATACTGGAGAAAAACGCTACCACTGTCAGTTCTGCTTTCAGAGCTTCTTGTATCTTTCCACCAAAAGGAACCATGAGCAAAGACATATACGTGAGCATAATGGAAGAGGATATGCTTGCTTTCAGTGCCCCAAAATTTGCaagacagcagctgctctgggaatGCACCAGAAGAAACATCTATTCAAAAGTCCAGGTCCACAAGAtagaaaagaacaattttgcAATGAAAGTACTAAACTTTTGGAAAATCCACGTTTCCTTGGCTCAGAAGGAAGTGAAGTAAAAACCATACAAAATGTAACTCCAGAAGTTGTACTGTGA
- the ZBTB38 gene encoding zinc finger and BTB domain-containing protein 38 isoform X2 codes for MTVMSHSKDLKDDFHSDTVLSILNEQRIRGILCDVTIIVEDTKFKAHSNVLAASSLYFKNIFWSRTICISGHVLELDDLKAEVFTEILNYIYSSTVVVKRQETVTDLAAAGKKLGISFLEDLTDVNFSSSPCPYAYCINEKGTVKEEKHEKRHEDSAVTNGPRITNAFSIFETENNLFSPLDLRASFKKVSETIQAPNISLDRSDVCKDAEPASTLAEHSYAVSSGGDTFQGTPFLEQNSSPSYKMGEDHYENLQATPLIQPGKQGCSTPKTAFKPQGTGLAIAKVPASTVTTTEAQHEAVTDQTKISFPKPQKKAGDFHLSREEEDSSANVSGSVATVVPPVYNCNCCAKSFNDRALLSTHLQVHSEHQETFICKYCSKQFANLNILESHEQVCMRSNSLSVRNGSEQNFADNYTATDGRNGSSYANAEPLLSENSITDYSNANCTLPETDHLVKVVDGQILYTCIVCKRSYVTLSSLRRHANVHSWRRTYPCHYCNKVFALAEYRTRHEIWHTGERRYQCIFCLETFMTYYILKNHQKSFHAIDHRLSVNKKTANGGLKPSMYPYKLYRLLPMKCRRLPYKSYRNSSYENVQTSSQVNETASTTCFIPSSLSSELPPLNFQSNIIANNRTLALDTSSCNDTASSANAQNSSSWGVGILNSDLQRDFFTAEKRVSAAANDSGSQECDSSVVSLTNVNENSTSVISYSSSAPSVIMHSSRVSSVIMHSKTVASVENSKTESSNNLPSQSASDDCKYGSDNYGKCITKSKTIKEKKKTLLYNRAEATEDMQHIAGSGGSSSKITNTVQESSKTETYIAKPALPGTSTDSNVAPLCQITVKIGNEAIVKRHILGSKLFCKRGRKSKHESKQDNLIEESEVEIKERSPSRLYSSECLELTEMCDDVSDQDSSDKPWRPYYNYKPKKKSKQLRKMKKTKWRKKHGSKNTVIESHNTCSREYALRNAPEEKAITQEENAEMPSLHCELCERDQSSTAEIQEHIHWHGASSKPYMCELCQKQFQSPSTLKMHMRCHTGEKPYTCKTCGKCFSVPGNLQKHERIHLGVKDFVCQYCNKAFTLNETLKIHERIHTGEKRYHCQFCFQSFLYLSTKRNHEQRHIREHNGRGYACFQCPKICKTAAALGMHQKKHLFKSPGPQDRKEQFCNESTKLLENPRFLGSEGSEVKTIQNVTPEVVL; via the coding sequence atGACAGTCATGTCCCATTCAAAGGACCTCAAGGACGACTTCCACAGTGACACTgtgctttccattttaaatgaaCAGCGCATTCGGGGTATTTTATGTGATGTCACCATAATTGTGGAAGATACCAAATTTAAAGCCCATAGTAATGTGCTGGCAGCTTCAAGCCTTtacttcaaaaacattttttggaGTCGTACTATCTGTATTTCAGGTCATGTACTGGAGTTAGATGATCTCAAAGCTGAAGTGTttacagaaatactgaattACATCTACAGTTCCACAGTAGTTGTTAAGAGGCAGGAGACTGTAACGGACCttgcagctgcagggaaaaaactGGGAATATCATTTCTAGAAGATCTTACAGATGTTAATTTTTCAAGTTCCCCCTGCCCCTATGCATATTGTATTAATGAAAAAGGGACagtcaaagaagaaaaacacgAAAAGAGACATGAAGACTCTGCTGTGACAAATGGACCACGAATTACAAATGCATTCTCaatttttgaaacagaaaacaatttgttttctcCACTTGATTTGAGGGCAAGCTTTAAAAAGGTGTCTGAGACAATACAAGCTCCCAACATCAGCCTTGACAGAAGCGATGTTTGCAAAGATGCTGAGCCAGCCAGTACACTGGCCGAACACTCCTATGCAGTTTCTTCCGGGGGAGATACTTTTCAAGGAACGCCTTTTCTTGAACAGAACAGCAGCCCTTCATACAAGATGGGTGAAGACCACTACGAAAATCTCCAAGCCACACCACTCATTCAGCCAGGAAAACAAGGATGTAGTACTCCTAAGACAGCCTTTAAGCCCCAGGGTACTGGTTTGGCTATAGCAAAAGTACCGGCCTCTACAGTAACCACTACAGAAGCCCAACATGAAGCAGTTACTGATCAGACAAagatttcctttccaaaacctCAAAAGAAAGCGGGAGATTTCCATTTATccagagaagaggaagacagTTCTGCTAATGTTTCTGGATCTGTGGCAACTGTCGTTCCACCTGTTTACAATTGTAACTGTTGTGCAAAATCGTTCAATGACAGGGCGTTACTCAGTACTCATCTTCAGGTCCATTCAGAGCATCAGGAAACTTTCATATGCAAATACTGCAGCAAACAATTTGCAAATCTAAATATACTGGAAAGTCACGAACAAGTCTGCATGAGATCAAATAGCTTATCGGTTCGCAATGGAAGCGAACAGAATTTTGCAGATAACTATACTGCTACGGACGGAAGGAATGGAAGTTCATATGCAAATGCAGAGCCGCTATTGTCTGAAAACAGCATCACTGATTATTCTAATGCAAACTGCACTTTACCAGAAACAGATCATTTGGTTAAAGTCGTTGATGGGCAGATACTATATACTTGCATTGTTTGCAAGCGTAGTTATGTAACATTGTCTAGCCTTCGAAGACATGCAAACGTGCATTCATGGAGAAGAACGTATCCTTGTCACTACTGCAATAAAGTATTCGCATTAGCGGAGTATCGCACCAGACATGAGATCTGGCACACTGGAGAAAGACGGTATCAGTGCATTTTCTGTCTGGAGACTTTTATGACTTACTATATACTAAAAAATCATCAGAAGTCTTTCCATGCAATTGACCATCGTCTCTCGGTAAATAAAAAGACAGCCAATGGAGGCTTAAAACCAAGTATGTACCCATACAAACTTTACCGACTTTTACCTATGAAATGCAGGAGACTACCTTATAAGTCCTACCGAAATTCTTCATATGAAAATGTTCAAACAAGTAGCCAGGTTAATGAAACTGCTTCTACTACCTGTTTCATTCCGAGTTCTCTTAGCTCTGAGCTACCACCACTGAATTTTCAAAGTAATATAATAGCAAACAACAGAACTCTTGCCTTGGATACATCTTCATGTAATGACACAGCATCTTCCGCGAATGCTCAGAATTCTTCCTCTTGGGGAGTAGGTATCTTAAATTCTGACCTGCAAAGGGActttttcacagctgaaaaaagaGTTTCCGCTGCTGCAAATGACTCTGGTTCGCAGGAGTGTGATTCCTCAGTTGTGTCTCTAACTAATGTGAATGAAAATTCAACCTCTGTCATCAGCTACAGCAGTTCTGCACCCTCTGTTATAATGCACAGTAGCAGAGTTTCATCAGTAATAATGCACAGTAAAACAGTCGCTTCTGTAGAAAACAGTAAGACGGAATCATCAAATAATCTACCCAGTCAGTCTGCAAGTGATGATTGTAAGTATGGGTCAGATAATTATGGGAAGTGCATTACAAAATCAAAAACtattaaggagaaaaagaaaacactgctgtACAACAGAGCAGAAGCAACTGAGGATATGCAGCACATCGCAGGATCTGGAGGTTCATCGAGCAAAATAACAAATACTGTCCAAGAATCAAGTAAAACTGAAACGTACATTGCAAAGCCTGCCTTACCTGGAACATCTACTGACAGCAATGTTGCGCCTCTTTGTCAAATAACAGTAAAAATTGGTAATGAGGCTATTGTAAAAAGACATATATTAGGTTCTAAGCTGTTTTGTAAAAGGGGCCGAAAATCTAAACATGAGTCCAAACAGGACAATCTAATTGAGGAATCAGAAGTGGagataaaagaaagaagccCTTCTAGGCTCTATAGCTCAGAATGCCTGGAGCTGACAGAAATGTGTGATGACGTAAGTGACCAGGACTCCAGTGATAAACCCTGGAGACCCTATTATAAttacaaaccaaaaaagaaatccaaacagctaagaaaaatgaaaaagaccaaatggaggaaaaagcaTGGAAGCAAGAACACTGTTATAGAAAGCCACAACACCTGCAGTCGAGAGTACGCACTCAGGAATGCTCCTGAGGAAAAGGCCATCACTCAAGAAGAGAACGCAGAAATGCCTAGTCTTCATTGTGAGCTCTGTGAAAGAGATCAATCTTCCACTGCAGAAATTCAAGAACACATACACTGGCATGGAGCTTCTTCAAAGCCTTACATGTGTGAATTATGCcaaaaacaatttcaaagtccatccactttaaaaatgcatatgaGGTGTCACACTGGGGAAAAGCCCTACACTTGCAAAACTTGTGGTAAATGTTTCTCAGTTCCTGGAAATCTACAGAAACATGAACGTATTCACCTGGGAGTCAAAGACTTTGTCTGCCAATACTGCAACAAGGCATTCACTTTAAATGAAACACtcaaaatacatgaaagaaTTCATACTGGAGAAAAACGCTACCACTGTCAGTTCTGCTTTCAGAGCTTCTTGTATCTTTCCACCAAAAGGAACCATGAGCAAAGACATATACGTGAGCATAATGGAAGAGGATATGCTTGCTTTCAGTGCCCCAAAATTTGCaagacagcagctgctctgggaatGCACCAGAAGAAACATCTATTCAAAAGTCCAGGTCCACAAGAtagaaaagaacaattttgcAATGAAAGTACTAAACTTTTGGAAAATCCACGTTTCCTTGGCTCAGAAGGAAGTGAAGTAAAAACCATACAAAATGTAACTCCAGAAGTTGTACTGTGA